The sequence CTTCAACCGTCACTTTTGCTTTGCCTATAGATAAAAAATTGGCCGTCATATAATCTTTCAACTCATTAGCGACCGCAAATTGCACTTCATCGTCCCCAACACGAATATCCCCAAACTTCGCACGATCGATACCAAGTGACATCATCGATCCCAAAATGTCTTTATGCTCGAGCTTCAAAAATTTCGTAGCATATTTCACATTGAACATCGCAATTTGATAATCATCCGTTTCCGGTACATAATAATCTGGATAGATTAGAATCCGCTGTCGCTCTGCCTCGGCAAATGCCCCGTATGAGCCAACCAATAGCATAGAATTACGTGCCAATGATTCGACAATAAATTGCTGTCTTGGATCTAAAAATCCCGTCAATTTTGGTGCGTAACTGTCCTCAACTTCACGTATCCAACCAATCGCCATTTCGATAAATGGCTGCTCATCTTTACGAAAATGCTGTAATATCGTTTCCATGATTTTACCTCCTTCAATCAATTACGCCTCGGCGTAATTGTGTCCAAATTTTGAATTGCGCTTGGGGTCTACAGGATGTAGATTATGCAGTCGGTGCGACAGGACGTCGCGAGCTTAGACTGCCTTCCTTAACTCCCCTCAAAATTTGTGACATCCGCCGGAGGCTTTAACTTCATTCAGCAGGGATTTAATCCCTGCTGAATGAAGTTAAAAAATCCTCACCAAGGTGAGGATTTGCATGATGTGTTTTTTAGTAAAGAATAATACTCAGTAGTGAAAAAACACCCGTTCGAATTAAGCTCAACGCAAATAACGCAACAATTGGTGAAATATCAATCATGCCTAGTGGCGGGATGAATTTCCTGAAAAAGCCTAAATATGGCTCTACAATTACAGCAAGAAATTGACCGAATTTCGTTTCTCTTGTGGATGGCACCCATGACATCAAAATATAAATAACGAGTAATATCGTATAGATTTGAAATGCCCCTGCAATACCATTAATAAGTAAACCTACCATACTAATTCATACACCTCATTCAACTTAATTCAGCAGGAATCCTCCACTTCCATAAGTGGTAAGATAAATGCTGCATTGTATTTCAAATC comes from Sporosarcina sp. FSL K6-3457 and encodes:
- a CDS encoding YlmH family RNA-binding protein yields the protein METILQHFRKDEQPFIEMAIGWIREVEDSYAPKLTGFLDPRQQFIVESLARNSMLLVGSYGAFAEAERQRILIYPDYYVPETDDYQIAMFNVKYATKFLKLEHKDILGSMMSLGIDRAKFGDIRVGDDEVQFAVANELKDYMTANFLSIGKAKVTVEENNRSEDWIATTDSWTEEMHIVSSLRLDTVIAALANISRQKAASLIHGDKVKVNWAVRDQPAFELQELDMLSVRGSGRFKVMAIEGRTRKDKIRLIIGKLE
- a CDS encoding YggT family protein, producing the protein MVGLLINGIAGAFQIYTILLVIYILMSWVPSTRETKFGQFLAVIVEPYLGFFRKFIPPLGMIDISPIVALFALSLIRTGVFSLLSIILY